The Ptiloglossa arizonensis isolate GNS036 chromosome 13, iyPtiAriz1_principal, whole genome shotgun sequence genome window below encodes:
- the LOC143153901 gene encoding sushi, von Willebrand factor type A, EGF and pentraxin domain-containing protein 1 isoform X2 has protein sequence MIGPCAKRCILIGLLSRLFVSSAATNDVPRFDTRLNVETIEEDTSAPFLFNFGERRSTNRREPIRSFEDAKKMFKNKADTLSRLFKIHIDRLKSQTEQVELVFLVDASGSVGLTNFQSELNFVKNLLSDFIVEPSATRVAIVTFGGRRHIKRNVDQISRTGDNDHKCYLLNKQLNNISYSGGGTYTRGALIEALKILENGRQNAEKAVFLITDGFSNGGDPRPAANLLKSAGATIFTFGIRTGNVQELHDIASLPGYTHSYFLDSFSEFEALARRALHRDLRAGKYVPVTVPDNCGLLCKNISEVENEQTCCDNFATCACGIATGHYACICPTGYFGSGFKGSCQPCPNGTYASEEISGDSTSTCISCPDANHVTIKVPATSVAHCVCASGFTTDGNKCEVITCPKLKIPENGYLVKAGACSNVVHAACGIRCRIGFYLTGDSIRLCGKDGSWSGNEPKCLLKTCPALRAPTHGRMRCQNEEDQHLITENFTAYPIDARCQFRCDNGYQLRGSKIRNCLPLSQWDGLKATCKAITCEPLKRIANGNILPENCFGPEKVPFGINCTIMCKKGFLLEGPQTKLCGGRSGVWSQRRSVNRCIDETPPLIVCPSDIVTWSLPKRNYAYVNWTTPTVADNADELPLIWSKPYVTFPWKVKIGTRTVVYVAQDSAGNKARCKFKVKVLDTEPPMIENCIDPPVFFTDNGIGISNVTWDEPGFYDNSKAPVRVEQNYRPGESSFPVGLTKVVYDAIDKYDNKASCVLNVTIKDICQEIPEILNGYSNCSSGECTLTCEKGFGFADEVPNLRIVEDVLLLKCNTSNSNWTEENYIPDCSELTPPKSGSQEGSIVLEGNATDVCDNQTTLRELSEYITADLRSTLLDICGNDIECNLITFDPECEQSVPLSDTPFSNVLRRRRESNDNGVPGIELFPNNGTVAYRIDKKLKRDAKPNDNIDRGKVRTKKKKKEKIEIKFKFLGKIIEENVENPREGVQKLKQKIESMTKSGQLNLLDNKTNQEIAKLALNLHLVFKNFQELCEPGSVLKKHTCVKCPFGTFHDSSTERCQPCAFGEYEDTIGSLKCKRCPEYTFTKRMHAKSLQDCIRLCRPGYYSRKKRYHGTGSALEPCLMCNIGFYQPEYGHTRCLSCPLNTTTEDRGSKDINSCLPVYKIEVEVCRTESCLNGGQCVQEEGSFSCDCRDYYVGSKCETFRSPCDSSPCLHEGSCNLQSLPNGTTYYTCTCKNGYSGNNCEIHIDECAVNPCRNNGTCLSTESDYSCECKSGFEGELCEIALDHCDPSLCVEGSTCRTVDETWQCFCRPGFLGRHCNRLPCDWLPCTGNSYCVNIEEENATRQSYRCKCIDGYIGKNCSIPVDHCSGLPCRNNGKCLRGTTNYTCTCPVPFTGRNCETELSSDYVMHFTKSGTTDYVSMKGGAMNLLELTTCLWLQSKDTFNYGTVLSYATRYYDNAFTLTDYNGLVIYINGQKVVTDIKVNDGYWHFVCVTWESENGSWNAFMDGFLRDNGTRLARRTIVQGNGTLVIGQEQDRIGGGFSELESYLGKLTLLDIWSTVLTAADVKHLFNTCEKYHGNVIAWSQVQEHVYGDVAILSSPFCRGCPLPVVPFKGNINVSEDSFEITYYCDTGYMVRFRGKEHRSLKIKCLKQGQWEGYYTPICTRRKCGFPGYFPRGYVQGRSYSFGDEIHYACLNGYELRGNPRRICNADGKWSGVPPVCIGRTCKNLLAPENGDIEYVIEEYERDDLSILQVGQQLEFKCDHGYRLIGEQFLTCLESGIWDHKRPTCVVYGCPSPKEIEHSYATFTSSNNLHETSVTSLNLETVNNTLERSYYFDDIIAYSCHSGYKFQGNHNLFNEFRLQCTENGTWTGFVPDCVPLRCSSPEVVNKSKMFLKTQNNDTVELFKGQIAINTTNTGLAMEEREDQFVLGSQILIKCDLGYKLIGDSVRTCTDNEEWSSTFSSCEPQECPILDHPLFRRLNAERIPINQSQEENGKI, from the exons ATGATCGGTCCTTGTGCCAAGAGATGCATATTAATCGGATTGTTGTcccgtttgttcgtttcgagcgcggCCACGAACGATGTTCCTCGATTCGACACGAGGTTgaacgtcgaaacgatcgaagaggaCACGAGCGCAccgtttcttttcaatttcggcGAGAGAAGGAGTACGAATCGCCGCGAACCGATCAGAAGTTTCGAGGAtgcgaaaaaaatgtttaaaaataaggCCGACACTTTGTCACGTCTCTTCAAAATTCACATCGATCGATTGAAGAGTCAAACCGAACAG GTGGAGTTGGTATTCCTCGTCGATGCATCGGGTTCAGTCGGTCTGACAAATTTCCAAAGTGaattgaattttgtaaaaaatttattgtccgacTTTATCGTGGAACCGTCGGCTACCAGAGTGGCGATCGTAACATTTGGCGGAAGGAGACACATCAAACGCAACGTCGATCAGATATCTCGTACCGGTGACAACGACCACAAGTGTTATTTGCTGAACAAACAATTGAACAACATCAGTTACTCCGGTGGTGGAACTTATACGCGTGGCGCTCTTATAGAAGCTCTA aaaattctcgagaacgGCCGACAGAACGCGGAGAAAGCGGTGTTTCTTATAACCGATGGATTCAGTAACGGTGGTGATCCGCGACCCGCGGCGAACCTATTGAAAAGCGCAGGTGCAACGATATTCACTTTTGGAATACGAACGGGGAACGTGCAGGAGCTTCACGACATAGCCAGTCTACCAGGATACACGCACAGTTATTTTCTGGATAGTTTCTCCGAATTCGAAGCCCTCGCGCGACGAGCGTTGCACCGCG ATCTGAGAGCGGGCAAATATGTACCAGTTACGGTTCCAGATAATTGCGGCCTCTTGTGTAAGAATATCAGCGAGGTCGAAAACGAGCAAACTTGTTGCGATAATTTCGCGACATGCGCTTGCGGAATCGCAACCGGTCATTACGCTTGCATCTGTCCCACTGGATATTTTGGTTCTGGTTTCAAAGGTTCCTGCCAAC CTTGCCCGAACGGTACGTACGCTTCCGAGGAAATATCCGGTGACTCCACGTCCACGTGCATATCCTGCCCCGATGCGAATCACGTGACCATCAAAGTACCTGCAACTTCGGTGGCACATTGCGTTTGTGCGTCCGGATTTACCACAGACGGAAATAAATGCGAAG TTATAACGTGTCCAAAGTTGAAGATACCAGAGAACGGATACTTGGTGAAAGCCGGTGCGTGCAGCAACGTCGTTCATGCAGCGTGCGGTATAAGATGCAGAATCGGTTTCTACCTAACAGGCGACAGTATACGACTATGTGGAAAGGATGGCAGTTGGTCCGGAAACGAACCGAAATGTCTTT TGAAAACTTGTCCGGCGCTCCGAGCTCCGACCCATGGACGAATGCGATGCCAGAACGAAGAGGATCAGCATTTAATTACAGAGAATTTCACGGCGTATCCGATCGACGCGCGTTGTCAATTCAGATGTGATAACGGTTATCAGCTTCGAGGGAGCAAGATTCGCAACTGCTTACCTCTGTCGCAATGGGACGGTCTTAAAGCGACTTGTAAAG CAATAACATGCGAACCTCTAAAACGAATCGCAAATGGGAACATATTACCTGAAAATTGCTTCGGACCGGAAAAGGTACCGTTTGGAATAAACTGTACGATAATGTGCAAGAAAGGTTTCCTCCTCGAAGGCCCGCAGACTAAATTATGTGGTGGACGTTCTGGAGTCTGGTCGCAACGACGAAGCGTTAATCGTTGCATAG ATGAAACACCACCCTTGATAGTGTGTCCGTCAGATATCGTCACATGGAGCTTACCAAAACGAAATTACGCGTACGTTAATTGGACAACACCTACGGTGGCCGACAATGCAGACGAGCTACCCCTGATCTGGAGTAAACCGTACGTTACGTTCCCTTGGAAAGTCAAAATCGGCACGCGTACAGTGGTATACGTGGCTCAAGATTCGGCTGGGAATAAAGCCAGATGCaaatttaaagtaaaagttCTTG ACACGGAACCACCCATGATCGAAAATTGCATAGATCCTCCAGTGTTCTTCACCGATAATGGAATCGGAATAAGTAACGTAACCTGGGACGAACCTGGTTTTTACGACAACTCGAAAGCACCCGTGCGAGTCGAACAAAATTATCGACCCGGAGAAAGCTCGTTTCCGGTAGGATTAACAAAAGTGGTATACGACGCGATCGATAAGTACGATAATAAAGCGAGTTGCGTGCTGAACGTTACTATAAAAG ACATATGTCAAGAAATACCAGAGATACTGAACGGTTACTCGAATTGTTCCTCGGGCGAGTGTACTTTAACGTGCGAAAAAGGATTTGGATTCGCGGATGAAGTTCCAAATCTTCGTATCGTGGAAGACGTGTTGCTACTGAAGTGTAACACGAGCAATTCAAACTGGACCGAGGAAAATTATATTCCCGATTGTTCCG AATTAACCCCACCTAAAAGCGGGTCTCAAGAAGGAAGTATCGTTTTGGAAGGAAACGCGACCGATGTATGCGACAACCAAACGACCCTCCGTGAA ttGAGCGAATATATTACTGCCGATTTAAGATCGACGTTGCTCGACATTTGCGGAAACGATATCGAGTGCAACCTCATTACCTTCGATCCTGAATGCGAGCAAAGTGTTCCGTTATCGGACACTCCTTTCTCGAACGTGCTGAGAAGACGAAGAGAATCGAACGACAACGGTGTTCCTGGTATCGAATTGTTTCCAAACAACGGAACGGTTGCGTATCGCATCGATAAAAAACTGAAACGAGACGCCAAACCGAACGATAACATCGATAGGGGCAAAGtgagaacgaagaagaagaagaaagagaaaatcgagataaaattcaaatttttag GAAAGATAATCGAGGAAAATGTTGAAAATCCTCGGGAAGGGGTGCAGAAATTGAAACAGAAGATCGAATCGATGACCAAATCCGGACAGTTAAATTTGTTGGATAACAAAACGAATCAAGAAATCGCGAAACTTGCATTGAATCTGCATCTCGTTTTTAAGAATTTCCAGGAACTCTGCGAGCCGGGAAGCGTTCTGAAGAAACACACTTGCG TAAAGTGTCCTTTTGGCACGTTTCACGATTCCTCGACAGAACGATGTCAACCGTGCGCTTTCGGAGAATACGAAGACACCATCGGATCCTTGAAGTGTAAACGTTGTCCCGAGTACACTTTTACGAAAAGGATGCACGCGAAATCGTTGCAGGATTGCATAC GTCTATGCAGACCAGGATATTACTCCCGAAAGAAACGCTATCACGGCACGGGTTCGGCTCTCGAACCGTGTCTGATGTGCAATATTGGATTTTATCAACCGGAATACGGGCACACCCGTTGCCTGTCGTGTCCATTAAATACCACCACGGAAGATCGTGGATCCAAGGACATAAACAGCTGTCTACCCGTGTACAAGATCGAAGTTGAAGTTTGTCGAACGGAATCTTGTTTGAACGGTGGACAATGCGTGCAAGAAGAGGGCAGCTTCAGTTGCGATTGTCGTGATTACTACGTCG GTTCGAAGTGCGAGACGTTTCGAAGTCCGTGCGATTCCTCACCTTGTCTGCACGAAGGATCGTGCAACTTGCAAAGTCTTCCGAATGGCACTACGTACTACACTTGTACGTGCAAGAATGGATATTCGGGTAACAATTGCGAG ATACACATAGACGAATGCGCTGTTAATCCTTGTCGGAACAACGGCACCTGCCTGAGCACCGAAAGCGATTACAGCTGCGAATGCAAGAGCGGCTTTGAAG GGGAGCTCTGCGAAATCGCTCTGGATCACTGCGATCCATCGCTCTGCGTGGAAGGATCCACTTGTCGCACTGTTGACGAAACCTGGCAATGTTTCTGCAGACCTGGTTTCCTCGGTCGCCATTGCAATCGTTTGCCCTGCGATTGGTTACCGTGCACCGGGAACTCGTACTGCGTGAACATCGAAGAAGAAAATGCAACGCGACAGAGTTACAG aTGCAAGTGTATCGATGGCTACATCGGGAAGAATTGCTCGATACCCGTAGATCACTGTAGCGGTCTCCCATGTAGGAATAATGGGAAATGCCTCCGTGGAACTACCAATTACACGTGCACGTGTCCTGTTCCGTTCACAGGCCGGAATTGCGAGACTG AATTGTCATCCGATTATGTAATGCACTTCACTAAATCGGGAACCACGGACTACGTCAGTATGAAAGGCGGTGCGATGAATcttttggag TTAACAACATGCTTGTGGCTGCAATCAAAGGACACGTTTAATTATGGCACGGTGTTGTCATACGCAACACGGTATTACGACAACGCGTTTACCTTAACCGACTATAACGG ACTCGTAATATACATCAATGGACAAAAAGTGGTAACCGACATTAAAGTGAACGATGGATACTGGCATTTTGTTTGCGTCACCTGGGAAAGCGAGAACGGTTCTTGGAACGCATTCATGGATGGATTTTTAAGAGACAATGGAACTCGCTTGGCGAGAAGAACTATCGTACAAG GTAATGGAACCCTAGTCATTGGTCAAGAACAAGATCGTATCGGAGGCGGATTCTCCGAATTGGAGTCTTATCTGGGTAAATTAACTTTACTGGACATTTGGAGCACGGTTTTAACAGCGGCGGACGTGAAACATTTATTCAATACCTGTGAGAAATATCACGGCAACGTAATTGCATGGTCGCAGGTGCAAGAACACGTGTACGGCGACGTTGCG ATATTAAGCAGCCCGTTTTGCCGCGGTTGTCCTTTACCAGTTGTACCGTTTAAAGGTAACATAAACGTCAGCGAAGACTCGTTCGAAATTACTTATTATTGCGACACCGGTTACATGGTGCGATTTCGCGGCAAGGAacatcgatcgttgaaaattaagTGCCTTAAGCAAGGACAATGGGAAGGCTATTATACACCGATTTGCACCA GAAGAAAATGTGGCTTTCCGGGATATTTCCCACGTGGTTACGTGCAAGGTAGATCGTACTCCTTCGGCGACGAAATACATTATGCTTGTCTGAATGGTTACGAGCTTCGTGGGAATCCTCGTAGAATTTGTAATGCCGATGGGAAGTGGAGCGGAGTACCTCCAGTCTGCATAG GGCGAACGTGCAAAAACTTATTGGCTCCGGAAAACGGAGACATCGAGTACGTAATAGAAGAATACGAAAGGGACGATCTTTCGATTTTACAG GTAGGGCAACAGCTCGAATTCAAATGCGATCACGGGTATCGTCTGATAGGTGAACAATTCCTAACGTGTCTAGAATCGGGAATATGGGATCACAAGAGACCAAcgtgcgtggtttatggatGTCCATCACCGAAAGA GATCGAACACAGCTATGCAACCTTTACCAGTTCGAACAATCTGCACGAGACTTCCGTCACGAGCCTCAATTTGGAAACGGTCAATAACACTCTCGAAAGGAGTTATTATTTTGACGATATCATTGCATATTCTTGCCATTCGGGGTACAAGTTTCAGGGTAACCATAATTTGTTCAACGAATTTAGACTTCAATGCACCGAGAACGGCACTTGGACCGGATTTGTTCCCGATTGCGTGCCTCTGAGATGCTCTTCGCCCGAAGTTGTAAATAAAAGCAAAATGTTCTTGAAAACGCAAAACAACGATACTGTTGAGCTTTTCAAGGGACAGATAGCAATTAATACGACAAATACGGGACTTGCAATGGAAGAAAGAGAGGACCAATTCGTTCTTGGTTCACAGATTCTAATAAAATGCGATCTAGGATATAAATTAATCGGAGATAGCGTTAGAACTTGTACAGACAACGAAGAATGGTCCTCAACATTCTCGTCTTGCGAACCTCAAGAATGTCCTATCCTAGATCATCCACTTTTTCGACGTCTTAACGCAGAAAGAATTCCAATTAATCAAAGTCAAGAGGAGAATG GAAAAATATAG